One segment of Candidatus Liberimonas magnetica DNA contains the following:
- a CDS encoding NrdH-redoxin, translating to MSRVIKVYSTSTCPYCATVKEFLKKNNVLFEDINIGNDAQKAREMMDKSGQLGVPVIDIDGKIIIGFDKEEIKKELNIK from the coding sequence ATGAGCAGGGTTATAAAGGTTTATTCAACAAGCACATGCCCGTATTGTGCAACGGTAAAAGAGTTTTTAAAAAAGAACAACGTACTATTTGAAGATATTAACATAGGCAATGACGCACAAAAAGCGCGGGAAATGATGGATAAGTCAGGACAGCTGGGTGTTCCTGTGATAGATATTGATGGTAAAATAATAATAGGTTTTGACAAAGAAGAGATCAAAAAGGAACTAAATATAAAATAA
- a CDS encoding rubrerythrin family protein, which yields MKSIKGTKTEKNLLASFAGESQARNRYTYFASVAKKEEYEQISAIFLETAENEKEHAKRFFKLLEGGMVEITASYPAGVIGKTTENLKAAAAGENEEHTKLYPGAADIADKEGFPEIAKQYRAIASVEVQHEKRYLTLLNNIETHKVFKRDKVVKWKCRNCGYIHEGIDAPEICPACAHPKAYYELFCQSY from the coding sequence ATGAAAAGCATTAAAGGCACAAAAACTGAAAAAAACCTGCTGGCATCGTTTGCAGGCGAGTCACAGGCAAGGAACAGGTATACTTATTTTGCTTCGGTTGCAAAAAAAGAAGAATATGAACAGATCTCTGCGATATTTTTAGAAACTGCCGAAAATGAAAAAGAACATGCAAAACGGTTCTTTAAATTATTAGAAGGGGGCATGGTCGAAATAACTGCAAGCTATCCTGCAGGAGTTATAGGAAAAACAACTGAAAACCTGAAAGCTGCCGCAGCAGGAGAGAACGAAGAGCATACAAAACTTTATCCAGGGGCAGCGGACATTGCAGACAAGGAAGGTTTTCCTGAAATAGCAAAGCAATACAGGGCTATAGCTTCGGTAGAAGTCCAGCACGAAAAAAGGTACCTGACCCTGTTAAACAATATCGAGACACATAAGGTTTTTAAAAGAGATAAGGTCGTGAAATGGAAATGCAGAAACTGCGGCTATATCCATGAAGGGATAGATGCTCCTGAAATTTGCCCTGCCTGTGCTCACCCCAAAGCATACTACGAACTCTTCTGCCAGAGTTATTAA
- a CDS encoding sulfite exporter TauE/SafE family protein: MIEGFLLGLSNNLGCFAVCSPVLLPFLLSETRSSVFPVLKFLTGRLIAYLFFAAFFGSLGLYFDGRINPRFFSVLTLILSLWLIGFAFGRINLNLSVCRTANKLIPGENFPLLAGIVMGLNICPPFLLGLNKILEMGSVAGSIIFFLGFYFGSSVWVAILIFAGQVSRFKPVKLLAQTASILVGFWYLYTSIFILTE; the protein is encoded by the coding sequence ATGATTGAAGGATTCTTATTAGGGCTTTCCAACAACTTAGGCTGCTTTGCAGTCTGCTCTCCGGTACTTCTTCCGTTCCTCTTAAGTGAAACCAGAAGCTCCGTATTCCCGGTATTAAAGTTTTTGACAGGCAGGTTAATCGCATATCTTTTCTTTGCAGCCTTTTTCGGTTCCCTAGGCCTTTATTTTGATGGGAGGATAAACCCCAGATTTTTCTCTGTCCTGACCCTCATACTTTCTCTCTGGCTTATAGGCTTTGCCTTCGGCAGAATAAACCTTAACCTGTCCGTATGCCGTACAGCCAATAAGCTTATCCCTGGCGAAAATTTTCCGTTGCTTGCAGGAATTGTTATGGGCTTAAACATCTGCCCGCCGTTCTTACTGGGTCTTAACAAGATACTGGAGATGGGAAGTGTGGCCGGTTCGATAATCTTTTTTTTGGGTTTTTATTTTGGCTCAAGCGTTTGGGTGGCTATACTAATTTTTGCAGGCCAGGTTTCAAGGTTCAAACCGGTAAAGCTTCTGGCCCAGACAGCATCTATCCTGGTAGGTTTCTGGTACCTTTACACCTCAATCTTCATATTAACAGAATAG
- the amrB gene encoding AmmeMemoRadiSam system protein B, which produces MLKKSVFILLVLSFFGCTYANDRPPAVAGSFYPSNPQELNKTVDGYLNSVPKLDIEGKVIAVLCPHAGYVYSAPTAAYSYKALSGGNIKTVILFGNSHQNLLSKGAVYASGNFETPIGKVPVNEKLARNILAKTPLLEENIYPHKKEHSLEVQLPFLEHTLKEFSIVPILLSSYQSMENCKEIAEAIVSSVNELGVSDEVLILASSDMSHYPTWANANMIDSKSLKSMEKFDPYSLKKTVDELMALNVPNEACTVCAEEAIYTTMFAAKALGADTVKILNYSNSGDLTGDRSRVVGYGSVAFIASANKSQNNAPKEGSVDEFKISEKHQKELLLLARQSVEYYLKNNNVYKYKTSDPELIEPAAVFVTLTEHGGLRGCIGTTEPRAPLYAAVTQMATAAATEDPRFSPVTSAELKNLHFEISILSPMRRIKNADEIKPKIHGVVVKKGFGRSGLFLPQVWEQLPDKEDFMSELCSQKAGLSRDAWKNPSTELYVFTVVAFEEPK; this is translated from the coding sequence ATGTTAAAAAAATCAGTATTCATACTTTTGGTTTTGTCTTTTTTTGGTTGTACCTATGCAAATGACAGGCCGCCCGCAGTAGCAGGAAGCTTCTATCCTTCAAACCCCCAGGAGTTAAATAAAACAGTTGACGGTTATTTGAATTCAGTACCCAAACTCGATATAGAAGGCAAAGTTATAGCTGTTCTATGCCCGCACGCAGGGTATGTTTATTCAGCCCCCACTGCAGCGTACAGCTACAAAGCTTTATCGGGCGGAAACATAAAAACCGTAATTTTATTCGGGAACAGCCACCAGAACCTTTTAAGTAAAGGCGCCGTATACGCCAGCGGCAATTTTGAAACACCTATCGGCAAAGTACCTGTAAACGAGAAGCTTGCAAGAAACATCCTTGCCAAGACACCTCTCCTTGAAGAGAACATTTATCCTCACAAAAAAGAGCATTCCCTTGAAGTCCAACTTCCGTTCCTTGAGCATACCCTAAAAGAATTTTCTATCGTACCTATACTTTTAAGCTCATACCAGTCCATGGAAAACTGCAAGGAAATAGCTGAGGCGATCGTAAGTTCAGTCAATGAACTCGGGGTTTCAGACGAAGTCTTGATCCTTGCTTCAAGCGACATGTCTCATTATCCGACCTGGGCAAATGCCAATATGATAGATTCAAAATCATTAAAATCTATGGAAAAATTCGACCCTTACAGCCTTAAGAAAACGGTTGACGAACTTATGGCTTTAAACGTCCCGAATGAAGCCTGCACCGTATGTGCCGAAGAAGCCATTTATACAACGATGTTCGCAGCCAAAGCGCTCGGGGCAGACACGGTAAAAATACTCAATTATTCAAATTCCGGAGACTTGACCGGGGACCGTTCAAGGGTAGTGGGGTACGGATCAGTGGCATTTATCGCATCAGCTAATAAATCCCAAAATAATGCGCCTAAGGAGGGATCTGTGGACGAATTCAAGATCAGCGAAAAACATCAAAAAGAACTTCTTTTGCTAGCGAGGCAGTCGGTAGAGTATTATTTGAAAAATAACAATGTTTATAAATACAAGACCTCTGACCCTGAACTGATAGAACCAGCGGCTGTATTTGTAACGCTTACGGAACACGGCGGGTTAAGGGGCTGTATCGGCACAACCGAACCCCGGGCGCCTTTATACGCTGCCGTAACACAAATGGCCACAGCTGCGGCAACAGAAGACCCTCGTTTCTCTCCCGTGACTTCCGCAGAGCTAAAGAACCTTCATTTTGAAATATCCATTCTTTCTCCCATGAGGCGGATAAAAAACGCGGATGAGATAAAACCGAAGATTCACGGAGTAGTCGTAAAGAAAGGCTTTGGAAGGAGCGGCCTTTTCCTTCCTCAGGTCTGGGAACAACTCCCGGATAAAGAGGATTTTATGAGCGAGCTGTGCTCCCAGAAAGCAGGCCTTTCCCGCGACGCATGGAAGAATCCTTCCACAGAACTCTATGTATTTACGGTCGTTGCTTTTGAAGAACCAAAATAA
- the gltA gene encoding NADPH-dependent glutamate synthase, translating into MSKKVKMNERPSVERSKDFKEVNLGYRKEQAVEEAKRCIQCKKPLCIEGCPVEINIPGFIKAIAQDNMPEAVRILKDKNNLPAVCGRVCPQEEQCELKCILGKKGEPVGIGYLERFTADWERENNFTTGPVRGNNSEIKIAVVGSGPAGLTCAGDLAKAGFDVTIFESLHKPGGVLRYGIPEFRLPNDILDFELANLEKMGVKIIRNSLIGRTKSLDDLFKEGFKAIFLAVGAGLPNFMNIPGENLNNIYSANEFLVRVNLMNAYTFPEHDTPVYVGKRVAVIGGGNTAMDSARTALRLGASEVTLIYRRSKEEMPARLEEANHALEEGIKFMLLTNPVKYTGDENGFVKEIECQKMELGAPDESGRRSPKVIPNSNFTMPIDMVVIAVGLSPNPLIPSLTKGLTTNKWGELIIDDNFMTTMPGVFAGGDIVGGETVIEAMGMGKRAARAIEKYLTNLVPA; encoded by the coding sequence ATGTCAAAAAAAGTAAAGATGAACGAGCGCCCTTCCGTTGAACGCAGTAAAGATTTCAAAGAGGTAAACCTTGGCTACAGGAAAGAGCAGGCGGTAGAAGAAGCCAAAAGGTGCATCCAGTGTAAAAAACCATTGTGCATAGAAGGCTGTCCCGTTGAAATAAATATACCGGGGTTTATCAAAGCCATAGCCCAGGATAACATGCCTGAGGCTGTAAGAATATTAAAAGATAAGAATAACCTCCCGGCAGTCTGCGGAAGGGTCTGCCCGCAGGAAGAGCAGTGCGAGTTAAAGTGTATTCTCGGCAAAAAAGGCGAACCAGTCGGTATAGGCTATCTGGAACGTTTTACCGCTGACTGGGAAAGAGAAAACAACTTCACAACCGGCCCTGTTAGAGGAAATAATTCAGAAATCAAAATCGCAGTTGTAGGTTCAGGCCCCGCAGGCCTGACCTGCGCAGGAGACCTTGCAAAGGCGGGTTTTGACGTTACCATATTTGAATCCCTCCATAAACCCGGCGGGGTCTTAAGGTACGGGATACCGGAGTTCAGGCTCCCGAACGATATACTTGACTTTGAACTTGCAAACCTTGAAAAAATGGGTGTAAAAATAATAAGGAATTCGCTTATCGGCCGCACAAAAAGCTTAGACGACCTTTTTAAAGAAGGTTTTAAAGCGATATTTCTTGCGGTGGGTGCAGGGCTTCCTAATTTTATGAATATCCCGGGAGAAAACCTTAACAATATATATTCTGCAAACGAATTCCTTGTAAGGGTCAACCTTATGAATGCTTATACCTTTCCTGAACATGACACGCCTGTATACGTAGGCAAAAGGGTTGCGGTCATAGGCGGCGGCAACACAGCCATGGACTCGGCAAGGACAGCTCTTCGCCTTGGGGCAAGCGAGGTTACGCTTATCTACCGCCGTTCGAAAGAAGAGATGCCGGCACGCCTTGAGGAAGCTAACCATGCGCTTGAAGAAGGAATAAAATTCATGCTCCTTACAAACCCGGTAAAGTACACAGGAGATGAAAACGGGTTTGTAAAAGAAATAGAATGCCAGAAGATGGAACTTGGTGCCCCGGATGAGTCTGGAAGAAGAAGCCCGAAAGTTATTCCAAACTCAAATTTTACCATGCCTATAGATATGGTAGTAATAGCTGTCGGCCTTTCCCCCAATCCTCTTATACCTTCTTTAACCAAAGGCCTTACAACCAATAAATGGGGAGAGCTTATAATAGACGACAATTTCATGACCACAATGCCGGGTGTCTTTGCAGGCGGAGATATCGTAGGCGGCGAAACCGTCATTGAGGCAATGGGCATGGGAAAACGGGCTGCCCGGGCAATAGAAAAATATCTAACCAACCTCGTACCTGCCTAA
- a CDS encoding sulfide/dihydroorotate dehydrogenase-like FAD/NAD-binding protein, whose amino-acid sequence MYNIISKINLANNVKQIEVQAPQIAKKALAGQFVMLRVSEKGERIPLTIAGKNIDKGTITFIFQEIGKTTASLGRLEPGDNIPDILGPLGHPTEIKKIGTVAAIGGGVGVAEILPVAKAYKEAGNKVIGIIGARNKDLVILEAEMKQACDQLFVTTDDGSYGQKGFVSNVLQGLIEKGEGIGLVYAIGPVPMMKVISNLTKPYNIHTIVSLNPIMVDGTGMCGACRVSVGGKTKFACVEGPEFNGHEVNWDELIKRLSLFKDKEKVSFEKYNAECLCQKK is encoded by the coding sequence ATGTATAATATCATCTCCAAAATAAATCTGGCCAACAATGTCAAACAAATTGAAGTCCAGGCACCCCAGATAGCAAAGAAAGCCCTGGCAGGCCAGTTCGTCATGTTAAGGGTATCCGAAAAAGGAGAAAGGATACCTCTGACCATAGCAGGAAAAAATATAGATAAAGGGACCATTACTTTTATTTTTCAGGAGATAGGAAAAACAACAGCCTCGCTTGGCAGGCTTGAACCAGGGGATAATATACCCGATATCCTCGGCCCTCTCGGCCACCCTACAGAAATAAAGAAAATTGGGACTGTTGCGGCCATAGGCGGAGGAGTAGGCGTGGCGGAGATACTGCCGGTCGCAAAGGCTTATAAAGAAGCCGGCAATAAGGTAATAGGCATAATCGGGGCAAGGAACAAAGACCTTGTGATCCTTGAAGCAGAAATGAAACAAGCCTGCGATCAATTATTTGTTACTACCGACGACGGATCTTACGGCCAGAAAGGTTTTGTATCGAATGTTTTGCAGGGTTTGATAGAAAAAGGAGAAGGGATAGGCCTTGTCTATGCCATAGGTCCTGTGCCTATGATGAAAGTAATATCAAACCTTACAAAACCTTATAATATACATACAATTGTATCTTTAAACCCTATAATGGTTGACGGCACAGGGATGTGCGGTGCATGCAGGGTATCTGTAGGAGGAAAGACTAAGTTTGCCTGTGTCGAAGGCCCTGAATTTAACGGGCATGAAGTCAACTGGGATGAGCTTATCAAACGCTTAAGCTTGTTCAAAGATAAAGAAAAAGTCTCTTTTGAAAAATATAATGCGGAGTGCCTATGTCAAAAAAAGTAA
- a CDS encoding HNH endonuclease — protein sequence MSTDVLVLNKSFYAIQITSWQRALSLVFADHACVVDQEYRTYSFEDWREISNMIQEHPAGFVHTPSFKIAIPEVIALKLYDRLPSTDVKFTRRNIYEYYNYKCCYCGQKLSTQELNLDHVVPKSRGGKTSWSNIVTACIPCNLRKSNKTPQEAGMKLLVKPAKPKWHGSIPLVFRSPIRVRASWQRFIDTIYWNGELDEE from the coding sequence ATGTCCACAGATGTGCTTGTACTAAACAAGAGTTTTTATGCAATTCAGATTACATCCTGGCAGAGGGCGTTGTCCCTGGTGTTCGCAGACCATGCCTGCGTAGTTGACCAGGAATACCGCACCTATTCCTTCGAAGACTGGCGGGAAATATCTAATATGATACAGGAACACCCTGCCGGTTTCGTTCATACTCCCAGTTTCAAGATCGCCATACCTGAAGTTATTGCATTAAAGCTATATGACAGGCTCCCCTCTACGGACGTAAAATTCACAAGAAGAAATATTTATGAATATTATAACTATAAATGCTGTTACTGCGGTCAGAAACTTTCAACCCAGGAATTAAACCTTGACCATGTAGTCCCTAAAAGCCGGGGCGGCAAAACTTCCTGGTCAAATATCGTTACTGCCTGTATCCCATGTAATTTAAGAAAAAGCAATAAAACCCCTCAAGAGGCCGGCATGAAGCTTCTGGTAAAACCGGCAAAACCAAAATGGCACGGCAGTATACCCCTTGTTTTCCGTTCCCCTATAAGAGTCAGGGCTTCATGGCAGAGGTTTATTGATACGATTTACTGGAACGGCGAGTTAGACGAGGAATAG
- a CDS encoding response regulator — MQKKVMVIDDQEEMIEYIRTGLEMNGYCVVSTSDALKAVELAKSEKPDIIILDFVMPGTDGDHISKDLGVSDITKDIPIIFVTGNFSSEITRSISRSKAYFCILKPFELTELLERINDSLSISSTKNDLETKKQLP; from the coding sequence ATGCAAAAAAAAGTCATGGTGATAGACGATCAGGAAGAAATGATAGAATATATCAGGACCGGGCTTGAAATGAACGGTTATTGCGTGGTCAGTACTTCCGATGCGCTTAAAGCGGTTGAACTGGCAAAATCGGAAAAACCGGATATAATAATTTTGGATTTTGTCATGCCGGGAACCGACGGCGACCATATCTCGAAAGATCTCGGAGTTTCAGATATAACCAAGGATATACCTATAATTTTTGTTACCGGAAATTTTTCATCTGAAATCACAAGGAGTATTTCGCGCTCTAAAGCATACTTTTGCATATTAAAACCCTTTGAATTGACCGAGCTTTTAGAACGCATAAATGATTCTTTATCTATCTCTTCCACAAAAAACGATTTAGAAACAAAAAAACAACTTCCCTAA
- a CDS encoding response regulator: protein MTIKVMVVDDEYEQLEYIKFGLEMCGFEVTAVSNALHAIEFANTINPDIIILDFMMPGIDGYSIYRGLSISDKTKDIPIIFITGHMVPEVADKIRETNAYCYLKKPFDITELIEKINSALGLKPALKK from the coding sequence ATGACGATAAAGGTTATGGTGGTAGATGATGAATACGAACAGCTTGAATATATCAAGTTCGGCCTTGAGATGTGCGGATTTGAAGTGACTGCGGTTTCAAATGCTTTACATGCCATAGAATTTGCAAATACTATAAACCCGGACATTATAATACTTGATTTTATGATGCCCGGTATAGACGGGTACAGCATTTACAGGGGGCTCAGCATATCCGATAAGACCAAAGATATCCCTATTATTTTTATTACAGGCCATATGGTGCCTGAAGTCGCCGATAAAATACGGGAGACGAATGCTTATTGCTACCTAAAAAAACCGTTCGATATAACCGAGCTGATCGAAAAGATAAATAGTGCTTTAGGTTTAAAACCTGCACTGAAAAAATAG
- a CDS encoding cold-shock protein, with translation MARGKVKWFNDAKGFGFISNDDGSGDVFAHFSAIASEGFKSLAEGDVVEFDVESSEKGPKASNIKKV, from the coding sequence ATGGCACGCGGTAAAGTGAAGTGGTTCAATGATGCAAAAGGTTTCGGCTTTATTTCCAATGACGACGGCAGCGGAGATGTGTTCGCACATTTTTCAGCAATAGCTTCAGAAGGATTTAAGTCTTTGGCAGAAGGTGACGTCGTAGAATTTGACGTTGAAAGTTCTGAAAAAGGGCCCAAAGCATCAAACATAAAAAAAGTGTAA
- a CDS encoding diguanylate cyclase — translation MTVNFAFQKDIEFFKVLAEESPNMIFINFSGKVVYANKKCEEIMGYTRREFYSKSFDFLKLTTPEFTGKTKQAYAEHLKGKEVEPYEYKLKTKSGKIISAIITTKLIKINNETAILGVITNISYQKQIENELIDSKQNYITTIDSLPELIHVVDRKCRILLVNTAFKKMNSELGISPDIVGKTIFQAFPFLPIKKITEEYEKVFRSGKTLTTEEIVTLRNREIYTETRKVPITVHGKVEKIVTAIRDITRAKADEKKLISLNKALLKSNKKLERLVVLDSHTGLYNHRFLGKILETEFSRAKHKKMPISMLLIDLDYFKSINDLYGHRFGDMVLRQFAQKLKKLVRKYDTVIRYGGEEFVVILPNTECKSAKTLAQRVRNLINLEYFGSKKSLIKLRLSIAVSTYPQDNIANSSAMLELSDKILNKAKAYGGNRVFSSEDLKLENPEENIHLGNRTKTGVNYLKARIERLHKRANQGLIEAVFAFAKAIELKDHYTGEHVERTAHFAAEIARSLGMPKEEVMHIRQAAILHDLGKVGISEKILLKKAKLTGKEFEEIMEHPLIGADIIRPIHLLHYILPYIMHHHERWDGKGYPQRLKGEKIPLGARVICLADTFQALISNRPYRKAFSKKKAIQTIIDNSGTKFDPQVVDAFLEVVKKS, via the coding sequence TTGACTGTTAACTTTGCTTTTCAGAAAGATATAGAATTTTTTAAAGTCCTTGCAGAAGAATCCCCTAACATGATATTCATCAATTTCAGCGGCAAAGTGGTCTATGCCAACAAAAAATGCGAAGAAATAATGGGCTACACACGCCGTGAATTTTATTCAAAATCTTTTGATTTTCTGAAACTGACCACTCCGGAATTCACCGGAAAGACCAAACAGGCTTATGCCGAACATTTAAAAGGCAAAGAAGTGGAACCGTATGAGTATAAACTAAAAACAAAATCAGGAAAGATAATTTCCGCTATTATTACCACAAAACTTATCAAAATCAATAACGAAACAGCCATACTCGGCGTCATCACGAACATAAGCTATCAAAAACAGATCGAAAATGAACTTATTGATTCAAAGCAGAACTATATTACAACTATCGATTCCCTTCCGGAACTGATACATGTAGTTGACCGTAAATGCCGGATACTGCTGGTAAATACTGCATTTAAAAAAATGAATTCAGAGTTAGGGATAAGCCCCGATATAGTAGGAAAAACTATATTTCAGGCATTCCCGTTTCTCCCCATAAAAAAAATAACAGAAGAATATGAAAAAGTATTTAGATCCGGCAAAACGCTTACCACTGAAGAAATTGTTACCCTGCGCAACCGGGAAATATATACAGAAACAAGAAAAGTGCCCATAACGGTACACGGCAAGGTGGAAAAAATAGTAACTGCGATACGGGATATCACCCGGGCCAAGGCAGATGAGAAGAAATTGATATCTTTGAACAAGGCCTTATTAAAATCCAATAAAAAACTTGAACGCCTTGTAGTTTTAGATTCCCATACAGGGCTCTATAACCACAGGTTCCTTGGGAAAATCCTTGAAACCGAATTTTCGCGTGCGAAACATAAAAAGATGCCTATTTCCATGTTACTGATCGACCTGGATTATTTTAAAAGCATCAATGACTTGTACGGCCATCGCTTCGGAGATATGGTACTCAGGCAATTTGCGCAAAAACTGAAGAAACTGGTGCGTAAATATGACACCGTCATACGATACGGCGGAGAAGAATTTGTCGTTATTTTACCTAATACAGAGTGTAAATCTGCCAAAACACTGGCCCAGCGGGTCAGAAATTTAATAAACCTTGAATATTTCGGTTCTAAAAAAAGCCTGATCAAACTCAGGCTCAGCATCGCGGTCTCTACGTACCCTCAGGACAACATAGCAAATTCTTCGGCTATGCTGGAGCTCAGCGATAAAATACTGAATAAGGCAAAAGCGTACGGCGGCAACAGGGTATTTTCATCGGAGGACCTGAAACTGGAAAACCCTGAAGAGAATATCCATCTTGGGAACCGGACAAAAACCGGGGTAAATTACTTAAAAGCAAGGATAGAACGCCTGCACAAGAGGGCTAACCAGGGGCTTATTGAAGCGGTTTTTGCTTTTGCAAAAGCAATTGAACTTAAAGACCATTATACAGGCGAGCATGTTGAACGCACAGCTCATTTTGCTGCAGAAATAGCAAGGAGCCTCGGAATGCCTAAGGAAGAAGTTATGCATATAAGGCAGGCTGCCATACTTCATGACCTCGGCAAGGTAGGCATAAGCGAAAAGATACTATTAAAAAAAGCAAAACTTACAGGCAAAGAATTTGAAGAAATAATGGAGCACCCTTTGATAGGCGCCGACATTATAAGGCCTATCCATCTTCTGCATTATATCCTTCCGTACATTATGCACCATCATGAACGATGGGACGGCAAAGGCTATCCTCAGAGGCTTAAAGGAGAAAAAATCCCGCTGGGCGCAAGGGTTATTTGCCTTGCAGATACGTTCCAGGCTTTGATCTCAAACAGGCCTTACAGAAAAGCCTTTTCGAAAAAAAAGGCTATCCAGACCATAATAGATAACTCAGGTACTAAATTCGACCCGCAGGTAGTTGACGCATTCCTTGAAGTTGTCAAAAAAAGTTAG
- the aspS gene encoding aspartate--tRNA ligase: MKRTNYCGSLRQGDIGKEVTLCGWVHSRRDHGGVIFIDLRDREGLAQIVFQPEEKEIFAAAEKIRNEFVLAVTGLVRQRPAGTENPNMQTGQVEVVVDELEVINKAPALPFEISDYTETSEEMRLKYRYLDLRRPNVAKNFILRHKILQEVHQYLSKEGFLEVETPFLTKSTPEGARDFLVPSRLNPDHFFALPQSPQLFKQILMVAGFDKYFQVVRCFRDEDLRADRQPEFTQIDLEMSFVDEEDVMSVIEGLVADIFKNALNIELKVPFRRLPYSEAMMRFGSDKPDLRFGMEIADLTQELKACGFKVFSGAIEKGGVARGICVPGGDKFSRSEIDELTKFAAIYGAKGLAWMKVTDKGPESNIVKFFSAPELEAIQKKLGAKAGDLLLFLADNEKIVATGLGALRLKLGNTLKLIPKEEFNFLWVVDFPLFEWDSEEKRWNAMHHPFTSPKEEDIHLLSEQSKAGAMRARAYDIVLNGVELGGGSIRIHKEEVQEKLFSMLNISQEEAKEKFGFLLEALSFGAPPHGGIALGFDRLCALLLGEESIREVIAFPKTQKGICPLSEAPGVVAEKQLKELNIKSTVIKPA; this comes from the coding sequence ATGAAAAGAACTAATTATTGCGGCAGCTTAAGGCAGGGCGATATAGGGAAGGAAGTAACCCTTTGCGGCTGGGTACATTCAAGGCGCGACCATGGGGGAGTAATATTCATTGACCTGAGGGACAGGGAAGGCCTGGCGCAGATAGTTTTCCAGCCTGAAGAAAAAGAGATATTTGCTGCGGCAGAGAAAATAAGAAACGAATTTGTGCTTGCCGTAACAGGGCTTGTGCGCCAGCGGCCGGCAGGGACTGAAAACCCCAACATGCAGACAGGTCAGGTCGAAGTAGTTGTTGATGAGCTAGAAGTAATAAATAAAGCTCCTGCACTTCCGTTCGAGATATCGGATTATACAGAAACGTCGGAAGAAATGAGGCTTAAATACAGGTATTTGGATCTGAGGCGGCCTAATGTAGCTAAAAACTTTATTTTGAGGCATAAGATACTTCAGGAAGTCCACCAGTATCTTTCAAAAGAGGGTTTCCTTGAAGTAGAAACACCGTTCTTGACAAAATCCACCCCTGAAGGCGCAAGGGACTTTCTTGTGCCTTCACGTTTAAACCCGGACCATTTTTTTGCCCTGCCCCAGTCACCCCAGCTTTTTAAACAGATACTTATGGTAGCGGGTTTTGACAAATATTTTCAGGTTGTGCGCTGTTTCAGGGATGAAGACTTAAGAGCCGACCGGCAGCCTGAGTTTACTCAGATAGATCTTGAGATGTCGTTTGTAGACGAAGAAGATGTGATGTCTGTAATCGAAGGGCTGGTTGCCGACATCTTTAAGAACGCATTGAATATCGAATTAAAAGTACCGTTCAGGCGCTTACCGTACTCCGAGGCGATGATGAGGTTCGGCTCTGACAAACCTGACCTCCGTTTCGGCATGGAGATAGCAGACCTTACTCAGGAACTAAAAGCCTGCGGATTCAAAGTTTTTTCAGGCGCCATAGAAAAAGGCGGAGTGGCCCGCGGTATTTGTGTTCCAGGAGGAGATAAGTTTTCCCGCTCTGAAATAGATGAACTTACAAAATTCGCAGCTATCTATGGGGCAAAAGGGCTTGCCTGGATGAAAGTTACGGACAAAGGCCCGGAGTCCAACATAGTCAAATTCTTTTCAGCCCCTGAACTTGAAGCTATACAGAAAAAACTGGGGGCAAAAGCCGGAGACCTGCTTTTATTCCTTGCTGATAATGAAAAAATCGTCGCAACCGGGCTCGGAGCCTTGAGGCTAAAACTCGGGAATACCCTGAAACTTATACCAAAAGAAGAGTTCAATTTTCTCTGGGTAGTGGATTTTCCGCTTTTTGAATGGGATAGTGAAGAAAAACGCTGGAATGCTATGCACCACCCGTTTACTTCGCCGAAAGAAGAGGATATCCATCTTTTAAGCGAACAGTCAAAGGCAGGGGCCATGCGGGCAAGGGCTTACGACATCGTTTTAAACGGTGTAGAGCTGGGCGGCGGTTCGATAAGGATACATAAAGAAGAAGTCCAGGAAAAACTCTTTAGTATGTTAAATATAAGCCAGGAAGAAGCAAAGGAAAAATTCGGTTTTCTTCTTGAAGCTCTTTCTTTCGGCGCGCCCCCGCACGGAGGCATAGCCCTCGGTTTTGACCGTTTATGCGCTCTGCTCCTGGGAGAAGAATCTATCCGTGAAGTCATAGCTTTTCCGAAAACCCAGAAAGGCATCTGCCCGCTTTCCGAAGCTCCTGGAGTAGTCGCAGAAAAACAACTAAAAGAACTTAACATCAAAAGCACTGTAATCAAACCTGCCTAA